A single genomic interval of Peribacillus sp. FSL H8-0477 harbors:
- a CDS encoding FecCD family ABC transporter permease: protein MRKRTNYRFLFTLIILISLTFGAFYLHITNGSFDMSVMEVIKTFLRIDPNEKFDLVIFDFRLPRIILAILIGIGLGIAGAVLQGVTKNGLADPGILGINAGAGTAIVIFMFFFQVTLKSVSMSSNLSIMMMPFFGFVGGTLAAALIFLFSFKNQRIDMQRLILTGIAINSGFGALSMYFSLKMNPQDFEMAAVWMAGSIYSANWIYVWSILPWIILFSFIIYRKAYLLDYFQLEEDSIKSLGIAIEREKKLLLLASVGLISACVSVSGSIGFIGLMAPHIARQLVGIHHRYVIPVSAAVGMLLLVFSDFIGKTVFAPSELAVGVVVSIIGIPYFLFLLVKSKN from the coding sequence GTGCGTAAACGAACCAATTATCGTTTTCTTTTCACGCTGATCATTCTGATTTCCTTAACGTTTGGCGCCTTTTATCTGCATATCACGAATGGTTCATTCGATATGAGCGTGATGGAAGTAATTAAGACATTTTTACGAATTGATCCGAATGAGAAGTTCGATCTTGTCATTTTTGACTTCCGCTTACCGAGAATTATCTTAGCGATTCTTATCGGAATTGGACTTGGTATTGCAGGGGCTGTTTTACAAGGCGTAACCAAAAATGGCTTAGCCGACCCCGGTATTTTAGGAATTAATGCCGGTGCTGGTACTGCGATTGTCATTTTTATGTTTTTCTTTCAAGTTACCTTAAAATCCGTGAGCATGAGCAGCAATCTCTCCATCATGATGATGCCTTTCTTTGGCTTTGTAGGCGGGACCCTTGCCGCTGCCTTAATCTTTCTCTTTTCTTTCAAAAATCAGCGGATTGATATGCAGCGCTTGATCTTAACAGGTATTGCCATTAATAGCGGATTTGGCGCCCTATCGATGTATTTTTCGCTTAAAATGAATCCGCAGGATTTTGAAATGGCTGCTGTATGGATGGCCGGAAGTATCTATAGTGCAAACTGGATTTATGTTTGGTCCATTCTTCCATGGATTATTCTCTTCAGTTTTATCATCTACAGAAAAGCTTATTTACTCGATTACTTTCAATTAGAAGAAGACAGTATTAAAAGCTTGGGCATAGCCATTGAACGTGAGAAAAAGCTCTTGTTGCTTGCTAGCGTTGGCTTAATTAGTGCCTGTGTCTCTGTTTCTGGGAGCATTGGTTTTATCGGGTTAATGGCGCCCCATATTGCTAGACAGCTTGTCGGTATTCATCATCGGTATGTGATACCTGTAAGCGCAGCAGTCGGTATGCTTCTCCTAGTCTTTTCAGATTTCATTGGAAAGACCGTGTTTGCCCCATCTGAACTTGCTGTTGGGGTCGTCGTCTCTATTATTGGAATTCCCTATTTCTTATTCTTACTAGTCAAATCAAAAAATTAG
- a CDS encoding ABC transporter ATP-binding protein → MVHAFRLEGLTSGYDKFNVFEDLHASIAEGKITTIIGPNGCGKSTLLKTIGRILQQKSGKVFLQEQDIKQISTKEIAQRMAILSQNPAAPAQLKVKELISYGRYPHRKNVNRLTDKDENMIRWAMEVTHTETYGDREIDQLSGGQRQRVWLAMALAQETNILLLDEPTTYLDMAHQLEVLEIVKKLNTMHQCTVVMVLHDINHAARFSDELIAMRDGKIIKCGTSREILTKEVMRDVFQINARIMEDPATNTPVCFGYDNLKGIES, encoded by the coding sequence ATGGTACATGCCTTTCGATTAGAGGGATTAACCTCTGGTTATGATAAATTCAACGTGTTTGAAGATCTTCATGCTTCGATTGCAGAAGGAAAAATAACGACCATTATCGGTCCCAATGGATGCGGAAAGTCGACCTTATTAAAAACAATCGGACGTATCCTGCAGCAAAAGTCTGGAAAAGTCTTTTTACAGGAGCAAGATATAAAGCAGATATCGACAAAGGAAATTGCCCAACGAATGGCGATCTTATCACAGAATCCTGCAGCACCTGCTCAGTTGAAAGTGAAGGAGTTAATTTCGTACGGCCGCTACCCGCATCGTAAAAATGTGAATCGGTTAACAGATAAAGATGAAAATATGATTAGATGGGCGATGGAAGTCACTCATACAGAAACGTACGGTGATCGTGAAATTGACCAGCTGTCCGGCGGTCAAAGACAACGTGTTTGGCTGGCGATGGCCCTTGCACAAGAAACCAATATATTATTATTAGATGAACCTACCACCTATTTAGATATGGCTCATCAATTGGAAGTTTTAGAGATTGTCAAAAAGCTGAATACGATGCATCAGTGTACGGTGGTCATGGTCTTACATGATATCAATCATGCGGCTCGTTTCTCGGATGAACTTATAGCGATGCGTGATGGCAAAATTATTAAATGCGGTACATCGAGAGAGATTTTAACGAAAGAAGTCATGCGAGACGTGTTTCAAATTAACGCTCGGATTATGGAAGACCCAGCTACTAATACACCAGTATGCTTTGGCTACGATAACCTGAAAGGAATTGAATCATGA
- a CDS encoding alpha/beta hydrolase → MNHSAVTLENCEQFTFPSVLAEYSYEICVSIPKQTPPAEGFPVHYVLDGSFYFQHARDVVRLQSRNTLKTQIEPAIVIGIGHAEETMHARRFYDFTAPAESYFYPERLHGRTLGPHGGAVRFIEFIEQELKPYIESKYPINTRKQSLFGHSLSGYFALWVLFTKPELFQVYLASSPSIWWNNHELTQYAQAYLDTTPDQKRVLLTVGEHERFMVDDAAALSLALNNHHYPTELYIAPDENHASVVPTILSRAFRFAQ, encoded by the coding sequence ATGAACCATTCCGCGGTCACTCTTGAAAATTGCGAACAATTTACCTTTCCTTCTGTTTTAGCTGAATACAGCTATGAAATTTGTGTCTCCATACCCAAACAAACGCCACCAGCAGAAGGATTTCCTGTACACTATGTACTCGATGGCAGCTTCTATTTTCAGCATGCCCGTGATGTGGTCAGGCTGCAATCTAGAAATACCCTGAAAACACAGATAGAACCAGCCATTGTCATTGGCATTGGCCATGCAGAAGAAACGATGCATGCACGCCGTTTTTATGATTTTACCGCACCAGCTGAAAGCTACTTCTATCCCGAGCGTCTACACGGCCGCACCCTTGGCCCGCATGGCGGTGCAGTAAGATTTATTGAGTTTATTGAACAAGAATTAAAGCCCTATATTGAATCAAAGTACCCTATTAATACGAGGAAACAAAGCTTATTCGGACACTCACTAAGCGGCTATTTTGCATTATGGGTTTTATTTACGAAGCCGGAATTATTTCAAGTTTATCTAGCATCCAGTCCATCTATTTGGTGGAATAATCATGAACTAACTCAGTATGCTCAAGCGTACTTGGATACTACCCCGGATCAAAAGCGGGTTTTACTCACAGTTGGTGAACACGAAAGGTTCATGGTGGATGATGCAGCAGCACTCTCGCTAGCTTTGAATAATCACCACTATCCCACTGAACTCTACATCGCACCCGATGAAAACCACGCCTCTGTCGTGCCGACCATACTTAGTCGTGCCTTTCGCTTTGCTCAATAA